GAGCGTCGGCTACAACCGTTGGGCGAAATTCGGGGAGCTAACCGGGGCCGGTGTCGAAGTTTACGGTAGCTGGAATTCTGGTCAGGAAAGTGGACCTAGCCGGAGCCGGCCGCGCCGGTCGGGACCGTCTAAGGATATCTCGTCCGTCCGCTTTCGACTCTGGGCGGTCTTACCGACGTTGTGGCCATTCGGATGCCCGCTATCCTCTAGAAGAGTTGGATCGACATACGCGCCGCATGCCTGGATTGCAGTGTCGGCAGATGTCTATCAATGAATGTATTCAAGCCATCGTGCGCATCTTGAGACCAAGTATCGTTGAAGATGCTGGTGTCCAAGGTGGCCTTGAACTTGTCGAGGTCAACTAAGGACAAAGATCGCAAGAACTCCGTCACATCAGCTAGCGCATGGCTAGTGACGTCCGGTATCGGCCAATGATCGTAGAAGCTCGTGCCGAAACGCACTGCGCAGACTTTGATTTCGCCGCTTCGGTACTCCGAGATCGACGAGACGAGCCCTCCGCTGCCGTTGGGCCAACTGAATTGCGTCTCTTGCAGGCTCAGCTGCCAGATGTGCTCGTCCACAGCCTGACCTATTAGAAGGAGCGTCCAGCCATGGCCTTCCGCTGCCATACCCACAATTGTTCCCGTATCGATGTGGCGTTCCAATTCTTGCCAAAGGGCGCCTTTTGCGCAGAGTAGAGCAGCTTCAAGTGCTGCGCGTGATGCACGATCCGCAGCTTGTTGGCGAATTACTCGTGCCTCCCTCCGCTCATTTTTCTCCGCCTTGTTTTGTGCCCGTCTGGCAATGAGTTCAAATGTTGGAGCGGTCAGTTCCTTTACCTGTGTATTCAGTGCCTCACCGGTAATGCGGATATATGAAAAGATGTCCTCGATGTGCGCCAAAAATAAGTCGATACGCCATCGGCAATCGCTGCGCATCCACTCTGTGGCACCGTCAAGCACGCCTGCGTCGGCAGCGACCTCGGCTGCTGAGAGCCGCCATTTATCGAATATGCGTAGGAGAATTCGTTCCAGGAGTACCGCCACCTTGGCGCTCTGTACTTCAAGCCCGGCTGAGTTAGTCCAGTCAATGTCGTCCAGACCGAAGCGGCGCGCCCGTTGAATGATGTCATTGGCCTTTCCAATCTTGAAGCGTCGGCCGTTGCGATGAGCAAGCAAATAGACGTGTGATTTCATTTTCAGTGGTGTTCATCAAGCCCGCACCTTGCTTGTAACAAGGCAGCTAATATTCGTGAGTCAGCTATTCTGCTGGCCATACGAGATGCCGAAGTCTTGCCCCCCATCTATGATGAAAATTTTGTCTGGTCTCCTGGGAAAAATCGACAGCATAGTTACTTTTTGGACGTTAGTCTTCAACTTCCGGTTTGGGTGAGGCCTGACGATCACCGTTATGGCTTCTAGGGTCAGCAGCCAGCCTGAAGCAGTCGGCCAAGGGGGTGTTGCGACAGGCAGTTCCTGGCCGATGTCGGTCACCGCCAAGCCATTGAGGTTGTATCACTGAGCCGGCGGAATGGGTCAAAAAAGGAAAAATTCCACGCTAGGTGGACAAGAAGCGGGAAAGTTCTACCTTAGCTGGACAAAAAATTCCATCTTGTTTGAACAATTCCAACCTGACCATTGATTTTGCGAAACTCACGATTCCATCGTGTGTGAACTTCGACAGGGGGGATGTGGGAGGTCAGAGAGCTGGGATTCCTCTCCGCGAGTTTGGAACTCTAGGCGCCCCCGGGGGTACCAGCTGAGTCTAATTGAAAGGGATGCTAACGTTAGAGGTAAGCGATCTGCCCAAGGCTCGTCCGCTTGACCCAAAAGTTAGACCGCTCAAGCCGATGGCCAAACATTCGAGAAGTCCATTTTTACCCTGATTTGATTCTCGAAATCCATAATGCTTCTGGCACACTCGACTTTTCCCCACCAACGGTCAACAACATAGCCGTTAATTGGGTCGCGATAATAGTAGCTATTGCTTCCGATTCTTTGATCTGAATTCACCGGGGCTAGCACACACGGCAAGCCAAGTGCATAGATGGCACTTTCTGGAAAGGTCATCGCTCGGTGTTCGATATCGATCATGAAGTTTTGAATGCCATTTGCTACCTTTATCGTTATGCCATATCCATCCGGCAGTTGATTGCCATGTGCGTAATTGCAGCGGAATTTTTCGTAGACGATATTCTCGAACTTCATGCCAATCCTTCCATTTTTGTTCTTGAAGGGGAATAATGTATCTTTAAGGTTGAGGCCTCCATGCATGAGTTCGATGATATCGAGATATTCGACAATAAACTTTCTGAACCTATCCCCTACGGGCTTAATCTTCGGGTACATCTTCTTTGCCGTGCCGTCGATGGCTAGGCACGCAAAGAGCATTGCCTTATCTAGGTCTCCGCTATCACATGCATCTAACGAGTATTTAATATGATCAGCAATTTTCATGGCTATTTAACTATGAAGATGAACGACAAAAATGTAGCCTAATATTGGTCGCCTAAATTTGGAATTTAATTATTCCGATCAGAAAAAGCTATTAGATTTCATTTGGGCAATCGTACCTTCATGAGCGCAAGGTGACTTTTGTCTAGCTGCTAGCCATTAGCAGCATGCTGCCGCAACTCTTCTCCGAGAAAACTACAAGTAAGATGACACGGCAATAACCTCCCTGATGACAGAATTTCTGCTTGGTCGTCGATGTTAGTGGATGCGGATTCCGCGCTGCCGGAAATTAGGCAAAGGGGATGTCAAATGTTGACACCGAATTCCATTGAATGCGGGAGTTGGGGGTGGTGGTTTCGGACGTGGGATCAGAAGCCTCGGCCGGTTCTCAACACGGTTTCACCCGTGCAGGGATTCGTCAGGGGACATTTGCGGGGGCTTTGATTCGCCCTTCGCCAGCCTGCCGTGTAAATACAGCAAGGGTCAGAGTGTCGATGGTGTGCGGTCCCGCTGGGCGCGCGCCACGAAGCCGAGTGGCTGCCCAAAAAGAGCAACATCGTTGTCTCAGCCAGCCTTAGCGCTCGCTCACGATCCTACCGTGTTCGAGATGGAGGACTCGGTCCGCACTAAGAATAGTTTCGGGGCGATGCGCGATGATGATTCGTGTCATCTTAAGAGAACCGACGGCCGTATTTACGTTGCGTTCGCAGGCGATGTCCAGGTGGCTAGTTGCTTCATCAAGAAGCAGGCAGCTGGGCTTCTTATAAAGCGCCCGCGCCAATAGCACGCGTTGTTTTTGTCCGCCGGATAGCACGCTACCCATATCTCCGGTCAGCGTGTCGTAACGCATCGGGAGGGCCTCGATTTCATCGTGGATACAGGCCATCTTCGCGCAGGCCACTACCCAGTCCGGATCAGCTTCAGGATCGAAAAAGCTAATATTCTCGAATAGCGAACCAGCAAAGAGCATGTCGTCCTGCATCACGGTCCCAAACACCTGACGCCGCGTCCTAGAGTCTGTTTGTTGGGTGGCCGAATTCCTTACGACGATGGAACCCGTGCTTGGCATAAGAATACCGAGCAACAAGTTTGCCAACGTTGATTTGCCGCTACCCGAGACGCCAGTGATGGCCACTGATTCTCCCGGCTGAATCGTGAAGCTCACATCGTTGAGTACAAGCGGTTCGAAGTCGCCATAGCGAAAGCTTAGATTCGAAACTATCAATTGGATAGCGCCTGCGTCGTCCGCAATTGAGCCGACATGCTGTGGATTCTCCAGATATTCCGTTCCCATCAGTGCAATATCTGAGAGTCGCTCCGCCTGCACCACCAGCATGCGATAGTCGACAGTCTTGTCGATTAACGCAAACATGCGGGTCTGAAACAGTACTTTGTACGCGAGGAAGGCTATCAACGTCCCCAATGTGAGCTCGCCAGCGATAACGAAATGCGAGCCTAACCATACGACAACAATATTTTCGAAACTAGAAAAAAATCCGTTTGAATGCTTATGGAAGAAAGTTAGCCGTTGGACGCGAATATTCGCATTGATTTGATCGGTCAACAATGGGAGCCACGCTCCTCGACGGCCATCCTCTTTGGAGAATAGCTTGATAGCTCTTATGCCGCGCAGCGTTTCAACGAAGTGACTTTGTTGTTTTGCTTCATGGACCAAATGCGCCTGCATGGCAGCACGCAGAGGTTTAAACCAGATCGTACGAATTGTCGCATAGGCCCCTGATGCCAAGAGAACCACGCTGGCAAGGATTGGGTTATAGAGAAATAATAGTGCAAGGGCCAAAAGCGTCATGACGCCATCTAATGCACCTTCCAGAAAAGAGGTGGTAATGGTGCGCTGAATGTCATCGATGGCGCCGAACTTCGAAAGTAAATCTCCTAGATGGCGCTTGTTGAAAAAGTCGACCGGCAGACGGATAAGGTGAGAAAAAATATTGGCGCGCCAGCGCAAATTCCATACGGCACCCACATGCATCAGCAACCACGATCGTAAAAAAGCAGTTGTGTGCTCACATATGGCCAGTACCAAGAAGGCGGTGGCCAGCAGATTCATTAATTCAACGTCGGCCGAAATAAGAACGTGATCAATAGTCCACTGAACATAGAATGGTGCAGCAAGGACAAAGATTTCAAGCACCACCGAGAAAACGAAAGTTTGCAAAAAAGCGCCGCGTAGACCTTCGAGTGAACCGATTAGATGAAATAGCGGAATTGTCTGCTGTTCGTCTTTTTTTTCAAACTCGGTAGCTGGCCAGAGTTCTAACGCTACTCCCGTGAATTTTTGTGAAATCTCCGCCATTGAGATTTTCCGATAACCGCGAGCGGGGTCATGAATATATACTGCGCCAGATTTAACGCGCTCGAGTACTACGAAATGATTGAATTCCCAATGCAGAATACACGGCGTTCGCAGATTTCTTAGGGAATCGAGTTTCAATTTAACCGCTCGGCTGACCAGCTGCATACGAGAGGCGATCTGAACGAGTCCGGTAAAGTTTGTGCCCTTTTGAGAGATGAAAAAACGCCTGCGTAGTTCCGGCAGTCCTACGCGGTGTTCATAATATCCCGCGATCATGGCCAGACAGGCCAAACCGCATTCAGCAGCCTCTGTCTGAAGTACAGTCGGTATGCGGCGCTCCCTGTGAAAAGAAAATGTTGTTTGCGCTGTTTCTTTTTGGCCGTGTGTCACAGCTTTTCTCTTAATCGATAAAGTGGTACAAACGCCCATTCGAAAAGGCGTCGAGTCTCTAGTGGCAAACTTGCATCTAGTAGCATGCCCGCGCGCAGGCGTTGTCCCTTGCCACGCAAATCATCGAGGAATTGACGCTCTAAATTAATCTTGACTAGATATACCGGGTTCCTGTTGTTTTGGTGATAGGGTGCTATATCTGCGATTTCTTCATGCAGCGTCGAGATTTCGGCAATGGAGAGAATGTTCCCGCGTTGTAAGCCGTATTTTTGATACGGGAATACGCGATAGCGTAACTTCACCGGCAGGCCTGGCTTTAGATGACCTACAGCGTGACTTTGCACATAAAGATGAGCTTCCAGCGGCTGATCATTTGAAATTATGGACATGAGAGGTTTGGTGGGGCTCACGCGCTGGCCGATATGAGCCACAACAGCCGTTGCCGAACCGTCGGCAGGGGCGATCACAGAAAACTCGCGAGCGGCGTCGTTTTCAGTTAGTTGTTGAGATATTTCGGCTAGTTTTCCTCTAAGCTGCGAACGTTCCTGCTGATGCTTATGCGGCATCCCCGCCAACGTTTCTGCGGTGTCCTCCTTCACCCGAATGGCGGTGAGGTGATCGCGTTCAAGAGCATATAGTCGACTCTGTTTCTCGTGGAAATCGGCTTGGACTTTGTCCGCCAGTTCTTTTGAGACTGCACCTAGTGGCTCGAGTCGACGATACCGGCTGGTGCTATCGCGTGCCAGCATCACGAGTTTTCGCTGCTCATCGATTAGTTCGCCATATTTGGCGATTTCCCGGGACTGATTTTCCAACCGCTGCTTCCATCGCCTCAGTTCAATCTCTTGCAATTTCTCCACGACTGAAAGATTCTTTGCAAGCAACTGCTGTCGCACGGAAAGGTGTTTATTGATGGCTACCATGGTTGGATTGCCACTGCCATCCCATTGCTCTCCTGACACTACGTAGAGGACGGCACCCGTTTTGACCTCTTGGTCGTCTGCTACGTGTTTAGCTGTGATAACCCCACGGAAGGGTGAAAACACTTTGACAATGCCATCTCTTGGGACTAGCTGTCCGGCCACTGACGTGTACCTCGTATAGCTTCCTATCACAAAGATTGCTATCAGCACGCTGGCGGCTACCGCTGATAATGCGGCTATGGTCTTCAGAGATGGCGGTTGGGCAATAATGGTCTCGCTCGTATGTCTAGCACGGCTCGCCTCTATAGCTGCTTTTCGGAACATGACTGTTCGACGTGTCAGTCTGCGCGAATTTCATTTTCATTGTGCAGGCGTTGGGCGGTTCCTTGTCGGCTCAGAAGATTAAAATCGTGGTGTGTTCCGTCGTAGTAGATGATGTTGTTTTTCAGGATATCCATACCGATGTAGCCCAAGTTATCGACTACTTCTTCGTTTTTTGTATGTCTGGGAATTACTGGTAGCGATTTGAGAATCTGTCCGTTAATTTTCAAATCAACAAGTCTCATGTGCTCGTTTCTTGGCAGCTCTGCTTTGAATATATCCATAATTTTTGGACTTTCTTTTCCTTTGGGTTTTGACGCTAGTAGCGAAGCTTGAATAAAGGTAAAGGGAGCACCGGAGTCGACCAACATGGGAATCATACGGTTGTCGAGTTCGACCGAAGTTGCGATGACGTAGTAGGGATTCGGGATGGTAGTTCCCCGTCGTATGTTGAGGTCGTTGACAGTTCCTATATCGAACGGCGGGCTGGTAAAAAAGCAATTCTCTTCGAAGTCCACAACGACAGCATTAGGCCCTGCGATAGCTTGTGGACTCAATATTCCAGAATAGCCATCTTCAGAAAGAGCCGATTCGGTGAGAAGGTAGAAGTCCTGCCGAATAGCATTTCCATGATAGTCCGCCAGGGTTGCCTTCACCTTTCGTGCATTGCCTGAACCGACAATGGCATGCTGTCTCTCGATCGTCGCGCTGGGATTCTCGTCGAGCAGGAATTCATCCCATAGGCTGTGCGAGTTGGAGCCTGTATCCAGCATCATCTTGGCGGGTCTACCATTGACTAGAATATGGACTGTCGGATTCGCTTTGCTCTGCATGTCGTCGTATTGAATTGAGCTTTGGAATTGCACGGGATTGCTAGTCAGAGTGGTAGCGCAACCCACTGCTTTCGCTTTTGCCAAGACTGGAATAAAAAGCATAGTTAAAGAAAGAAAAAAAGAGTTCTGGATGCTGTCATGACAATTAAAGCGAATCAGAAGAATGGAGGTTCTTGGAAATTTCGTGGAGCGGAACCCCTCGCTTGGCGAGGTATGCGGCGCTCTTTAAATACATTGCCTTCAGTGCCTCACAATAAATCGAGGGCTGATCAGCGTTACCATTCTTCATGCGATGGAGAGGGGTTTCGTCACGTGTAACGTGCCCACATACATTGAGCCAAGTGCATCGGGCGCATGAAGACGGGATGCTTCGTGGTGCACATATGCTGGAGACCATACTGTGCCAAGCTAGAAATTCTGGAAAAGTGGCGCTTTTGACATTCATGCCGGAGTTAAAGATTTCCGGCGCGGCGTTTCGCAATGTGTCGTCATGCCCAATGTCGCCACCACTCGATACAGTGAAAACTACTGTGTCGCTCGTCGAAGCTATTAACCGGTCTTTTGACGCCTTCTCTTTTTTTTGGAGAATTCCCTGCAGCGTCAGATCAATAATATTTATTCGATTTTTTTTGTTTTCGTCTCTTTCCCAGCACTCGAAGAGATCGCCTACAAACTTTACAAAGCGTGCTGTATCCGTCGGGCTCGCAGAGTCATGTGTTTCGTCGGGAAAGAGGAATTGCATGCGAGAGAAGCCTAACTCCTTAGTCAGGCACATATAAGTGGTGCTCGCATTGGACTCAGGGCTGACCACGCAAAGCGAACCGAAGCTAGGTATACGTCCTTCGGAAAATGCCTGCTTCACTGCAGCAATCTTTGGCACCATGCTGTCGAACGTTCCGCGGCCGCGGTGGTCAATCCGATTCGCGTCATGCTGTGCTTTGGATCCGTCGATACTGATCCCTACGGAAATCTGGTGGCGCGAGAACACTTCAAGCCAAGCTTCGTTTATCAAAACGGCATTGGTTTGCACGGTGAATCGAACCTGCTTTGCGTCATGCAGTCCGGTTTTTATTATCGATACGATTTCCGCGAACCGCTTCGGTCCTAGAAGCAAAGGCTCTCCACCATGCATATCTAGTTGGAAAGCCGTTTCCGAGATTTTCTGAGGCAGCGTTCTCAGAAATTTCACAAGGCTCTGGACGGTTTCCGCTGAAATGAGCGGAGGGTGATTTTCAAAGTCCTTGTTTCCCTTGTTGAAGAAGTAACAGTACTTGCAGTTTAAATTGCATCTCTCGGCAACCTTTAGAATGATCTCGATGTGGCGCATCGTTAACGTCCTCCGTGGAAGGTCCCCGAGGGCCTGTTAGAGCCGTCGGAGACGTTGCAAGGAACTGTTCGTATAACAACTAGAAGGCCTTGCTCCAGATTCTGTTAAAAGGTGTAGGGGGAACCTGCGGCGCTGCACCTACGATCTGATCAAGCTCAGATTGTGGGATATCTTCGATGAGCTTGTTCTCGGTGGCTTCACGTTGAGCGCGCTCCAAGTGCCGAATAATGTCATGGGTAGTCATTTTTCAATCTCTCTTTCCCGCGTTGAAGGATCGGATCCGCGGCGGCGGGTCGCTGAGGTCCGGAGACGGTGATTGATTGCTTGTTGCAGATGAGGTGTTCTTGGCGAACACACGCTTCTAGCTTTTCGAGTTCTTCCGCTTCAGAAGAAGCTCAACGGCAGGACCCAACGCCACTACGAGGTGGAAGGATAGATTTGGAGGTCGATTTGGAACGCTGCTGTTTCGCTTCAGTGGTACATCTATTGGGAAGGGTTCCGATGTAACTCCCTTCCTTTAGCGAGTGCTTGTGGAGGCCAAATTGGTCTGAATTCGGCTTGCGGCGCACGATCTTGCGTGCAGTTAATGCAAGCTGCGCGGTCGTTAGGTGGTAAGCGACTACCCAGTACCGCCTTTACTGTTTGACTGGTGATGTCCTGTGTGCACCAGCCGGCCATCGCAGGTGTGACGAGCACCGCGTATGCTCAGGCGGCGGGCGAGCCGATAGAATGGCCACCATGCAATCAATCGTCCTCACCTCCACCCGACGACATCGATGTGAAGGCCCCGTTGCCAAGCAGCTCAAAGAGGTGCGGGCGTTGCGTGAGGAACGTTCCGCCTGACATGAGGAGTGCGAAGCACTGCAACAGTCCAGGCATGATGATAAGAACGAGATCGCGTTGGAACTTGAACTCGAAGAGCTCAGGGTCAATCAGGGCGAGTGGGCAGCCGTCACCGAACGGTCTGCATGCAAGCCCTCGTCTGCGCCGATTCGTTGCCCCTTGCCGCCGTATCTGCCGCGTGCGGTCATCGAACCCCGTCCGCACGCCCCGTTCTGCCTGGATTGTGGTAGTCAGTGGTGGTGCTTGGGCTGTAGAGTACGTGCCAGCCAGCTTCAAGGTCATCCAGCACGTCCGCCCGTGCTTTATCTGCATGTGCTGCGACTGCA
This genomic interval from Bordetella genomosp. 10 contains the following:
- a CDS encoding peptidase domain-containing ABC transporter; the encoded protein is MTHGQKETAQTTFSFHRERRIPTVLQTEAAECGLACLAMIAGYYEHRVGLPELRRRFFISQKGTNFTGLVQIASRMQLVSRAVKLKLDSLRNLRTPCILHWEFNHFVVLERVKSGAVYIHDPARGYRKISMAEISQKFTGVALELWPATEFEKKDEQQTIPLFHLIGSLEGLRGAFLQTFVFSVVLEIFVLAAPFYVQWTIDHVLISADVELMNLLATAFLVLAICEHTTAFLRSWLLMHVGAVWNLRWRANIFSHLIRLPVDFFNKRHLGDLLSKFGAIDDIQRTITTSFLEGALDGVMTLLALALLFLYNPILASVVLLASGAYATIRTIWFKPLRAAMQAHLVHEAKQQSHFVETLRGIRAIKLFSKEDGRRGAWLPLLTDQINANIRVQRLTFFHKHSNGFFSSFENIVVVWLGSHFVIAGELTLGTLIAFLAYKVLFQTRMFALIDKTVDYRMLVVQAERLSDIALMGTEYLENPQHVGSIADDAGAIQLIVSNLSFRYGDFEPLVLNDVSFTIQPGESVAITGVSGSGKSTLANLLLGILMPSTGSIVVRNSATQQTDSRTRRQVFGTVMQDDMLFAGSLFENISFFDPEADPDWVVACAKMACIHDEIEALPMRYDTLTGDMGSVLSGGQKQRVLLARALYKKPSCLLLDEATSHLDIACERNVNTAVGSLKMTRIIIAHRPETILSADRVLHLEHGRIVSER
- a CDS encoding HlyD family secretion protein, which encodes MFRKAAIEASRARHTSETIIAQPPSLKTIAALSAVAASVLIAIFVIGSYTRYTSVAGQLVPRDGIVKVFSPFRGVITAKHVADDQEVKTGAVLYVVSGEQWDGSGNPTMVAINKHLSVRQQLLAKNLSVVEKLQEIELRRWKQRLENQSREIAKYGELIDEQRKLVMLARDSTSRYRRLEPLGAVSKELADKVQADFHEKQSRLYALERDHLTAIRVKEDTAETLAGMPHKHQQERSQLRGKLAEISQQLTENDAAREFSVIAPADGSATAVVAHIGQRVSPTKPLMSIISNDQPLEAHLYVQSHAVGHLKPGLPVKLRYRVFPYQKYGLQRGNILSIAEISTLHEEIADIAPYHQNNRNPVYLVKINLERQFLDDLRGKGQRLRAGMLLDASLPLETRRLFEWAFVPLYRLREKL
- a CDS encoding radical SAM protein, which translates into the protein MRHIEIILKVAERCNLNCKYCYFFNKGNKDFENHPPLISAETVQSLVKFLRTLPQKISETAFQLDMHGGEPLLLGPKRFAEIVSIIKTGLHDAKQVRFTVQTNAVLINEAWLEVFSRHQISVGISIDGSKAQHDANRIDHRGRGTFDSMVPKIAAVKQAFSEGRIPSFGSLCVVSPESNASTTYMCLTKELGFSRMQFLFPDETHDSASPTDTARFVKFVGDLFECWERDENKKNRINIIDLTLQGILQKKEKASKDRLIASTSDTVVFTVSSGGDIGHDDTLRNAAPEIFNSGMNVKSATFPEFLAWHSMVSSICAPRSIPSSCARCTWLNVCGHVTRDETPLHRMKNGNADQPSIYCEALKAMYLKSAAYLAKRGVPLHEISKNLHSSDSL